The Parashewanella spongiae genome has a window encoding:
- the pdsS gene encoding proteobacterial dedicated sortase system histidine kinase, whose amino-acid sequence MNQVLKWISQFIPAISIRTKLILILLFFAALPWFGFRYLWEIERYLQVSQQHTLSGTSQAVATALHQRPELFAQLNTAKQEFRPKDFYVYPLNHSVLFRGNTNDWKQNQNKFKHLGLSFISYKSATVADDDYGLDVFLGRYQQSLFTAINAKAPVINYRSKENLRQDRNDHFILATQLKNGQFKRYLISAFKDGKIQGYSLPSNPALVNPLTPEKQINGLWSKTANGFLVELSMPLTLVGNKFSISSYFVDPDDVSQNKVIIASSPLDSSASLGRLAIPSTDIDEIIDALSYNDARIWVLNNLGQVLTKSGDIHSPASTWNTVIEDVNKNERWVSSITQPILNLFTQSTSIEFVDPHNDITAMANPIVEKALKGFSSSQTQLTPDKKTEIISAATPIWNDGVIIGVVVTEQTTLGIRQLRNHAMQQLFNTLFIVLLIASIGVLIFSASISRRLSRLRDHTEKAIDPQGKVLNTHVLSTSKDEIGDLTRSFSQMLQRLGKYNHYLENMSSRLSHELRTPITVVRSSLEHVQISASDEQQKYIDRAQNGLKRLNTILYNMTEASRLETTLKHEHMHQFDLQEVVKGCLQGHQIAFPKYKIILKTVPYPLPVLGVADNIAQLLDKLVNNAVEFSSVTDPIEIRLSKVNNTAELSVRNEGAYLPEGMESDVFNSMISIRMTNSDEQPHLGLGLYISAMIAKFHHGTIKAINRDDTPGVAIVVSLPLSDTYTNYSN is encoded by the coding sequence ATTCCTGCAATTAGTATCAGAACAAAGTTAATACTTATTTTGCTTTTTTTTGCTGCATTACCATGGTTCGGTTTTCGGTATTTGTGGGAAATTGAACGTTATTTACAAGTTAGCCAACAGCATACGCTTTCAGGCACAAGTCAAGCTGTTGCCACCGCATTACACCAACGACCTGAGTTATTTGCACAACTTAATACTGCAAAACAAGAGTTTCGCCCAAAAGACTTTTATGTTTATCCATTAAATCATTCCGTTTTATTTCGCGGAAATACTAATGACTGGAAGCAGAATCAAAATAAATTTAAACATTTAGGTTTGTCATTTATCTCCTACAAAAGCGCAACAGTCGCAGATGATGACTATGGTTTAGATGTGTTTTTAGGGCGTTATCAACAGTCACTTTTTACCGCTATTAATGCTAAAGCACCTGTAATTAATTATCGCTCTAAAGAAAATTTGCGGCAGGATAGAAATGATCATTTTATCTTAGCGACTCAGCTTAAAAATGGTCAGTTTAAACGGTACTTAATTTCAGCTTTCAAAGATGGGAAAATACAAGGCTATTCCCTTCCCTCCAATCCAGCTCTGGTTAATCCTCTAACGCCAGAAAAACAAATCAACGGGTTATGGAGTAAAACGGCTAATGGCTTTTTAGTTGAGCTAAGCATGCCACTTACGCTTGTAGGCAATAAGTTTAGTATTAGCAGTTACTTTGTTGACCCTGATGACGTAAGCCAAAATAAAGTTATTATTGCTTCGAGCCCTCTAGATTCAAGCGCTAGCTTAGGTAGGCTTGCCATTCCATCAACAGATATTGATGAAATTATCGATGCCCTGAGTTATAACGACGCCCGTATTTGGGTTTTAAACAATTTAGGACAAGTGCTAACAAAAAGTGGTGATATCCATTCTCCTGCGAGTACATGGAACACCGTCATTGAAGACGTAAACAAAAATGAAAGATGGGTATCATCTATCACTCAGCCAATTTTAAACCTTTTCACCCAATCAACATCAATAGAGTTTGTTGACCCTCACAATGACATTACAGCGATGGCTAACCCTATTGTTGAAAAAGCTTTGAAAGGATTTTCTAGCAGTCAAACTCAATTAACACCGGACAAAAAAACAGAAATTATTTCTGCCGCTACGCCAATATGGAATGATGGAGTCATTATTGGCGTGGTTGTTACTGAACAAACCACCCTAGGCATAAGACAACTTCGAAACCATGCGATGCAACAACTTTTTAATACACTTTTCATCGTGCTGTTAATCGCCAGTATTGGTGTACTTATTTTTTCGGCCAGCATTTCACGGCGGCTGTCTCGGTTGCGAGATCACACCGAAAAAGCGATTGATCCACAAGGAAAAGTGCTCAACACTCACGTTTTATCTACCTCGAAAGATGAAATTGGCGACTTGACTCGTAGCTTTTCACAAATGCTTCAACGCCTCGGTAAGTATAATCATTACCTTGAAAACATGAGTTCTCGTTTATCTCATGAATTAAGAACGCCTATTACTGTCGTACGTTCTTCTCTTGAACACGTACAGATTTCAGCATCAGATGAGCAACAAAAATACATTGACCGAGCGCAAAATGGTTTAAAACGTCTTAATACCATCCTCTACAACATGACAGAAGCAAGCCGACTTGAAACCACGCTGAAACATGAGCATATGCATCAATTTGATCTTCAAGAAGTGGTCAAAGGCTGCTTGCAAGGACATCAAATCGCCTTTCCTAAATATAAAATTATTTTAAAAACTGTACCCTACCCATTACCTGTATTAGGCGTGGCTGATAATATTGCACAACTATTAGACAAGCTCGTTAATAACGCCGTTGAATTTTCATCTGTAACCGACCCAATTGAAATTCGACTCTCTAAGGTAAACAATACGGCGGAATTATCTGTTAGAAACGAAGGAGCCTACTTACCTGAAGGCATGGAGAGTGACGTTTTTAATTCTATGATATCGATTAGAATGACAAACAGTGACGAACAACCCCACTTGGGTCTTGGGTTATATATTTCGGCCATGATAGCCAAATTTCATCATGGCACCATTAAAGCCATTAATCGTGACGATACACCCGGCGTTGCTATCGTCGTTTCACTTCCTTTAAGTGATACTTATACCAATTACAGTAATTAA